The following proteins come from a genomic window of Planifilum fulgidum:
- a CDS encoding transposase: RLSERGKQLYKRRSQTIERSFADAKELHGLRYARYRGLAKVREQCLLIAVAQNIKKMALLLSKRGKGFVIRLIYQI; the protein is encoded by the coding sequence ACCGTTTAAGTGAAAGGGGCAAACAACTGTATAAACGACGGAGTCAGACCATTGAGCGCAGCTTCGCTGACGCCAAAGAACTTCATGGGCTTCGTTATGCACGCTACAGGGGGCTTGCCAAAGTCAGAGAGCAATGCCTCCTTATTGCCGTGGCTCAAAACATCAAAAAAATGGCCTTGCTCCTCTCGAAGAGAGGAAAAGGCTTTGTGATCCGCCTAATTTACCAAATCTGA